In Spinacia oleracea cultivar Varoflay chromosome 5, BTI_SOV_V1, whole genome shotgun sequence, a single window of DNA contains:
- the LOC110797313 gene encoding protein SICKLE — MFPSRAHQLPNSYAPLLGTYRGGDPYYSPARPGPTSSPMGFRIPYPLHQGPPSSPMGITSPYPVHQGGPNLSTPPGRGQWFNNNPIPAPLVYQGSPNFRCPPQGMSHWSYNSPSSGLGRGGGPTIVGKGRNPSSGCSGGRGRRGRRGSYDYGQARSFYNKSMVENPWESLTPVIWHGEKENDVKSFAKNRYFQKTPAFQKTPSAKRARVSNPYDPSNSKKNGSLAEYLAESFDEAVEDAATILICQKLGFDFCLP; from the exons ATGTTTCCCTCTCGTGCTCATCAATTACCAAATAGTTATGCACCTCTTCTGGGTACATATCGTGGTGGAGATCCCTATTATAGCCCCGCTAGGCCCGGCCCTACTTCAAGTCCAATGGGGTTCAGGATCCCATATCCTTTGCACCAAGGCCCTCCTTCAAGTCCAATGGGGATTACGAGCCCATATCCTGTGCACCAAG GTGGTCCAAACCTCAGTACTCCACCTGGCAGGGGTCAATGGTTTAACAATAATCCTATTCCTGCTCCTCTTGTGTATCAAG GTAGCCCTAACTTTAGATGTCCTCCACAAGGAATGAGTCACTGGTCCTATAATAGTCCCAGCTCGGGCCTAGGACGTGGCGGTGGTCCTACTATTGTAGGAAAGGGGAGGAACCCTAGTTCAGGATGCTCTGGTggaagaggaaggagaggaaggagaggaAGCTATGATTATGGTCAAGCACGATCTTTCTACAACAAGTCCATGGTAGAGAACCCTTGGGAATCCTTGACCCCTGTTATTTGGCATGGTGAGAAGGAGAATGATGTGAAGAGTTTTGCAAAGAACCGATATTTTCAGAAAACTCCTGCCTTTCAAAAAACTCCTAGTGCAAAACGAGCCCGGGTTTCAAATCCTTATGACCCGTCTAACTCAAAGAAAAATGGCAGCCTTGCTGAGTACTTGGCTGAATCTTTTGATGAAGCTGTTGAAGATGCAGCCACTATACT AATCTGTCAAAAGCTGGGTTTTGATTTCTGCCTTCCCTGA
- the LOC130460872 gene encoding uncharacterized protein produces the protein MRIRTMTVKKQLAREAVESNRRRRLAGATGWSELPQEYLAAIAARLDSPEHTSRFRAVCRNWRSSTPPKNPKLISLSFLHKFPSDAKLPFNERHKYDSLLLVSSSVFVVQSIDSPSNCWILTGENSGSGKLRAICPFSRGPAKDLSNDFPKTLDLRNFNVTEVTKGLNFRVVIDDQKKYELGVSCSLIPRRSLICSAYKSVLFPKSGSESPDDLTIAVLYEGGNLAVLQSNGKKLWYLCFTGDAHFDDIVLYKGMVCAVDRSGRVYALNDKAKVVKTVVNAMIRGGGDSYMRRRLVESHGDLYLVLWIGVCASQGNVWFKVYKLYEAQSRWCEVKHLGDRTLFVGFDCCFFINTKEFRRCQPNRVVSHKKCFIRYGGDHIPDEYLFECAREGAEKVKHLEDCEVLGLKPLHSGFSHYLWPHSAWNLDEEQKVKQEVCSKNDQVEDMKQMVVSTLTTIDPKNENGGIVAVQPSETIPATFHGKEVKPELVPVLEKVWAKHGNILEGSAIRSSDTITMASESVAKVINILQNTSASNLSEEQMEYLVSTLSDLQLMQLKVDWLSPFVEKAVALYKSRQLAVALMELEKAKAHVEELKLKLLAESEKPDSGLKIAVVETLSASGPIDFDKCLGEGVC, from the exons ATGAGGATCAGGACAATGACAGTCAAGAAGCAATTAGCAAGGGAAGCAGTGGAGAGCAACCGTCGCCGCCGTCTCGCCGGAGCAACAGGGTGGTCGGAATTGCCACAAGAATACCTAGCAGCAATCGCTGCTCGCCTCGATAGTCCTGAACATACTTCTCGATTCCGAGCAGTCTGCCGGAATTGGCGATCGTCCACCCCTCCCAAGAACCCTAAATTGATTTCGTTAagttttcttcataaattcccTTCCGACGCGAAACTCCCGTTCAATGAGAGGCACAAGTATGATTCTTTGTTGCTTGTTTCTTCCTCTGTTTTTGTTGTTCAATCAATTGATTCGCCGTCGAATTGTTGGATTCTAACCGGTGAGAATTCGGGTTCCGGTAAACTTCGTGCTATTTGCCCCTTTTCGAGGGGTCCGGCAAAAGATTTGTCGAACGATTTCCCCAAAACCCTAGATTTGCGCAATTTCAATGTTACAGAAGTCACCAAGGGTTTAAATTTTAGGGTTGTAATCGACGACCAAAAGAAGTACGAATTGGGGGTTTCCTGTTCCCTAATACCCCGCCGATCACTTATATGCTCAGCTTATAAGTCTGTTCTGTTTCCAAAATCCGGTTCCGAATCCCCCGATGATTTAACCATCGCAGTATTATACGAGGGAGGGAATTTAGCTGTTCTACAATCAAATGGCAAGAAATTGTGGTACTTGTGTTTCACTGGGGATGCTCATTTTGATGACATTGTTCTTTACAAAGGGATGGTTTGTGCTGTGGATAGATCAGGACGAGTGTACGCCTTAAATGACAAGGCAAAGGTGGTGAAAACCGTTGTAAACGCCATGATTCGAGGTGGCGGTGACAGTTATATGCGAAGGCGTTTGGTAGAATCACATGGGGATCTGTATCTTGTTCTATGGATTGGTGTTTGTGCTTCACAAGGGAATGTTTGGTTCAAGGTTTATAAGCTGTATGAAGCTCAATCTAGGTGGTGTGAGGTTAAACATTTGGGTGATCGAACCTTGTTCGTAGGGTTCGATTGCTGCTTCTTTATTAACACCAAGGAGTTTCGAAGATGTCAGCCTAATCGCGTTGTTTCTCACAAGAAATGTTTTATCCGATATGGTGGAGATCATATTCCTGATGAGTATCTGTTTGAATGTGCAAGAGAAGGTGCAGAAAAGGTTAAACATCTAGAGGATTGTGAGGTTTTGGGGCTTAAGCCCTTGCATTCTGGATTTTCGCATTATTTATGGCCTCATTCGGCATG GAATCTCGATGAAGAGCAGAAGGTGAAACAAGAAGTATGCAGCAAAAATGATCAAGTTGAAGATATGAAGCAAATGGTTGTCAGTACTTTGACAACTATTGATCCCAAGAATGAGAATGGAG GTATTGTCGCGGTGCAACCTTCTGAAACTATACCAGCAACATTTCATGGAAAAGAAGTGAAGCCTGAGTTAGTGCCTGTATTAGAAAAGGTATGGGCAAAACACGGGAACATTCTAGAAGGGAGTGCAATCCGCAGTAGCGATACTATAACCATGGCTTCAGAGTCTGTTGCAAAGGTAATAAACATTCTGCAAAATACATCAGCAAGTAACTTGAGTGAAGAACAGATGGAATATCTGGTTTCTACCTTGTCAGACCTCCAACTTATGCAGTTGAAAGTAGATTGGTTGTCCCCCTTTGTTGAGAAGGCTGTTGCATTGTATAAGAGTAGACAGTTAGCAGTTGCGTTGATGGAGCTTGAAAAGGCTAAAGCTCATGTTGAAGAATTGAAATTAAAGCTTCTTGCTGAATCCGAGAAGCCGGATAGTGGATTGAAGATTGCTGTGGTGGAGACCTTATCTGCATCTGGGCCAATTGATTTCGATAAATGTCTAGGGGAGGGGGTATGTTAG
- the LOC110775064 gene encoding uncharacterized protein: MVLVQPWTPGFKPSQATITKIPVWITLPELPIEFHSVSVLQKIASQIGTFIKTDNRAIEQNRVRFARIQVLLDLALQRKEAVWLGAFKQMIIYDETPFFCALCQSIGHGVGRCPLETEQREELQSGAKMSHEETLISDNNQRDQQPLMEEGEINPNPWINVSNKKTSYRKSTRKSKKATKSPEKGEGRNKKRQEISAPKQKQGFQMKKKMGPSGKQPVLVKKVVQNLVAQIENNTQLGAQNNEGKADQKIGKKNSIQTKT, translated from the coding sequence ATGGTATTAGTGCAACCATGGACGCCGGGTTTCAAGCCATCGCAAGCTACAATCACTAAGATTCCGGTATGGATTACCCTCCCCGAGCTGCCAATTGAGTTCCATTCTGTATCAGTGTTACAAAAAATTGCAAGTCAGATTGGCACCTTCATAAAAACTGATAACAGAGCCATTGAGCAAAACAGAGTGCGTTTTGCAAGAATCCAAGTACTATTAGATTTGGCGTTGCAAAGGAAGGAAGCAGTATGGTTGGGGGCATTCAAGCAAATGATCATCTACGATGAAACCCCGTTCTTTTGTGCCCTATGTCAATCCATCGGCCATGGAGTGGGCAGATGCCCGCTAGAAACAGAGCAGAGGGAAGAACTGCAGAGCGGCGCAAAGATGAGCCATGAGGAAACCCTAATCAGCGACAACAATCAAAGGGATCAACAACCGTTGATGGAAGAAGGGGAGATTAATCCTAACCCATGGATCAATGTCTCCAACAAAAAGACAAGCTACAGGAAAAGTACAAGGAAAAGTAAGAAAGCAACAAAAAGTCCAGAAAAAGGGGAAggaagaaacaaaaaaagacaAGAAATTTCGGCGCCTAAACAGAAGCAGGGTTttcaaatgaaaaagaaaatgggTCCAAGTGGGAAGCAACCTGTGCTGGTCAAGAAGGTGGTCCAAAATTTAGTGGCCCAAATCGAGAATAACACACAACTGGGGGCCCAAAACAATGAAGGCAAGGCAGATCAAAAGATCGGAAAAAAAAACAGCATCCAAACAAAAACCTAA
- the LOC130461277 gene encoding ylmG homolog protein 1-2, chloroplastic: MFTATAGSGSLLLPQNLNSTACLRRNNHHRQPITSLPPPNSTACSLSPLKISLKQPLKLHSLKPQNSRLLTFSSLNPNFPQISPENPQFITNSTKTLNALFSLSSKIAQIIRTQFLNLKTLYFTASSQLLETLQYLLDNVVSTLVPLFLSVPSRSQVPPLTAIASGMAKWLDIYSGVLMVRVLLSWFPNMPWEMQPFSAIRDLTDPYLSLFRKIVPPVFGTIDVSPLLAFAVLGTLGSILGTAKV, encoded by the coding sequence ATGTTTACCGCCACCGCCGGCAGCGGATCCCTTCTCCTCCCCCAAAACCTCAATTCCACCGCCTGCCTCCGCCGCAACAACCACCACCGTCAACCCATAACCTCTCTTCCTCCTCCAAACTCCACCGCATGCTCTCTTTCTCCCCTCAAAATCTCCCTAAAACAACCCCTAAAACTCCACTCTCTAAAACCCCAGAATTCCCGACTACTCACTTTCTCCTCCTTGAACCCTAATTTCCCCCAAATCTCACCTGAAAATCCCCAATTCATAACTAACTCAACCAAAACCCTAAATGCCCTGTTTTCCCTCTCCTCCAAAATCGCCCAAATCATCAGAACCCAATTCCTCAATCTCAAGACCCTTTACTTCACCGCATCATCTCAACTACTCGAAACCCTTCAATATCTGTTAGACAATGTGGTTTCTACTCTGGTTCCCCTGTTCTTAAGTGTTCCAAGCAGGTCCCAGGTCCCCCCATTGACTGCCATTGCTTCTGGTATGGCGAAATGGCTTGATATCTATAGTGGGGTTCTAATGGTTAGGGTTTTACTTAGCTGGTTCCCTAATATGCCTTGGGAAATGCAGCCTTTTTCTGCAATTAGGGACCTCACTGATCCTTACTTGAGCCTTTTTAGGAAGATTGTTCCTCCTGTTTTTGGTACAATTGATGTTAGCCCTCTTTTAGCTTTCGCTGTTCTTGGTACTCTCGGGTCGATTCTCGGTACCGCCAAGGTTTAG